In a single window of the Perca flavescens isolate YP-PL-M2 chromosome 18, PFLA_1.0, whole genome shotgun sequence genome:
- the insm1a gene encoding insulinoma-associated protein 1a yields the protein MPRGFLVKRNKKPNPVSYRVRSEEEEAEQTALPLPPSCAPLAHIPVRAQTPTPTCGAAATAPEHVARPVQFGNPEAVYQALYSPTRPVSHDYDRSYFERRFNLGSPVSAESFPAPAALPASDHLFAPVDLKIGSSNSNRTEASAASTATLPTTARTKRPSSDTERKGKPQSKKTKAIRKLHFEDDVTTSPVLGLKIKEAPVDQKPSRPQQPGGGDNVPLGEFVCQLCREAYADPLALAQHKCSRIVRVEYRCPECDKVFSCPANLASHRRWHKPKPPQSASSGGQHLESDNKAAGSGKTAPDEAKDTSDRDTPSPGPSESGSEEGLYDCNHCGKKFKRQAYLRKHLASQHSSPKPAEDEDEQSPAPLNLSASACHMCPVCGENFSNRGSQERHIRLLHSSQVYPCKYCPAVFYSSPGLTRHINKCHPSENRQVILLQMPLRPAC from the coding sequence ATGCCGAGAGGATTTTTGGTGAAAAGGAACAAGAAACCAAACCCGGTGTCCTACCGGGTTCGCTCCGAGGAAGAGGAAGCGGAGCAAACAGCGCTGCCGCTGCCGCCCTCCTGCGCGCCTCTCGCCCACATCCCGGTGCGCGCACAGACGCCGACGCCCACCTGCGGTGCTGCTGCCACGGCACCGGAGCATGTAGCCAGACCGGTGCAATTCGGGAACCCGGAGGCGGTGTACCAGGCGCTCTACAGCCCCACCCGCCCCGTGAGCCACGACTACGACCGCTCCTACTTCGAGAGACGCTTCAACCTCGGATCGCCGGTTTCCGCGGAGTCTTTCCCCGCACCGGCAGCGCTCCCCGCGTCGGACCACCTCTTCGCCCCGGTGGACCTGAAAATCGGCTCCAGCAACAGCAACCGCACCGAAGCCAGCGCCGCATCCACCGCGACGCTCCCTACCACCGCCCGTACCAAACGGCCGTCCAGCGACACCGAGCGCAAAGGCAAACCGCAGTCCAAGAAAACCAAAGCTATCCGGAAACTGCACTTTGAGGATGATGTCACCACGTCCCCGGTCCTCGGACTCAAGATTAAAGAGGCTCCGGTGGACCAGAAGCCTTCCAGACCGCAGCAGCCCGGAGGTGGGGACAACGTCCCGCTGGGGGAGTTCGTGTGCCAGCTGTGCCGCGAGGCGTACGCGGACCCGTTGGCTCTGGCGCAGCACAAGTGCTCCAGGATAGTCCGGGTCGAGTACAGGTGTCCTGAGTGCGACAAGGTGTTCAGCTGCCCGGCTAACCTCGCCTCGCACCGGCGGTGGCACAAACCGAAGCCGCCGCAGAGCGCATCCTCCGGCGGGCAACACTTGGAGAGCGACAACAAGGCGGCTGGCTCCGGTAAGACGGCGCCGGATGAAGCCAAGGATACTAGCGACAGGGACACACCCAGCCCCGGGCCGTCCGAGTCCGGCTCAGAGGAAGGGCTGTATGATTGTAATCACTGTGGGAAAAAGTTTAAGCGCCAAGCGTACCTGCGGAAGCACCTCGCGTCCCAGCACAGCTCCCCAAAGCCGGCAGAGGACGAGGACGAGCAGAGCCCGGCCCCGCTAAACCTGAGCGCCTCCGCCTGCCACATGTGTCCGGTCTGCGGGGAGAACTTCTCCAACAGAGGCAGCCAGGAGCGGCACATCCGCCTGCTGCACTCCTCGCAGGTCTACCCGTGCAAATACTGCCCCGCCGTGTTCTACAGCTCCCCGGGACTCACCAGACACATCAACAAATGCCACCCGTCCGAGAACCGGCAGGTGATCCTGCTGCAGATGCCGCTCCGCCCCGCCTGCTGA